The DNA window GCTGAAGGTCCTCCCGCTGGTGCTCCTAGGCACCTACATCGTCAAGGGCATCGGCCGCTACTGGCAGTCCTACCTGATGGCAGCCGTCGGCGAGCGCGTGATCGCCGGCATCCGGCGGGAGCTATACAGGCATATCCAGGGCATGTCGCTGTCCTTCTATGCGCAGATCCACTCGGCGGAGCTGATGACCCGCGTCGTCAACGACGTCAACCGCCTGGCGCGGCTGTCTTCGACGGTGCTCGTCATGGGCATCCGGCAAATCGGGACGATCATCGCCCTGCTGACCGTCATGTTCCTGCGCGAGTGGGTGCTGGCGCTGATCGCCGTCGTCATCTTCCCCGCCGTCGGCGCGCTCTTCCGCGCCATCGGCCGCAAGCTCTACAAGATCAGCAAGCGCTCGCAGGAGAAGATCAGCGAGCTGAACATCGTGCTGCAGGAAGCCTTCACCGGCAACAAGATCGTCAAGGCCTTCGGCCGCGAGCGGCTCCAGCAGGATCGCTTCGACGGCGTCAACGAGCGCCTCCTCAGGCTCGCGCTCAAGGACCACCGAGTGGACGAGCTGGCCGAGCCCCTCATGGAGATCCTGGGGGCGCTGGGCATCATGGGCGCGATCTGGTACGGCGGCTACCGCGTCATCAGCGGGGCGCTGACCCCGGGCGAGTTCTTTTCCTTCACCGCCGCCGTCATCCTGCTCTACGGCCCCGTGCGCCAGCTGGGCCGCATGATGAACACCGTCCAGCAGTCGCGCTCCTCGGTCGAGCGCGTCTTCGAGATCCTCGACACGCCCCCGACCATCGCCGACCGGCCGGGGGCTTCGCTGCTCCGGGACTTCCACGACAGCCTCGTCTTCGAGGGGGTTTCCTTCCGCTACCCCGAGGCCGAGGAGGACACGCTCAGCGACATCTCGCTGACCGTGCGCAAGGGCGAGATGGTCGCCTTCGTCGGCATGTCCGGAGCCGGCAAGACGACGCTCATGGATCTCGTGCCTCGCTTCCATGACGTCCAGGCCGGCCGCCTCGTGATCGACGGACGAGACATCCGCGACGTCTCCGTCGCCTCGCTGCGGGCCCTCATGGGCATCGTCACGCAGGAGACCTTTCTCTTCGCCGACACCATCGGGTACAACATCGGCTACGGCCGACCCGGCGCCACGCAGGCCGACATCGAGCACGCCGCGCGGATGGCGCAGGCCCACGAATTCGTCGCCGCGCTTCCCGAGGGATACGCGACGCCCGTGGGCGAGCGTGGCGTCAAGCTCTCCGGCGGGCAGCGCCAGCGCCTCGCCATCGCCCGCGCCTTCCTCAAGGACCCGCCCATCCTCATCCTGGACGAGGCGACCTCCGACCTCGACGCCGAAAGCGAGTTCCTGGTGCAGCAGGCGTTGGGAGAGCTGATGAAGAACCGCACGGTGATGGTCATCGCCCACCGCCTGGCGACGGTGAAGCATGCCGACCGCGTGGTGGTCGTCCATAACGGGAAACTCGCGGAGATCGGCACTCACGAGGAGCTGATGGCGCGCGAGGACGGGATCTACCGCCGGCTCGCGACCTTGCAGTCCCTCGACGCCCTGTCTGCCAACTAGCGCGTCGTCTACGGCGGGTGGGACAGGGGCCTCCCCCGGAGAGCGTAGGCAACATTAGCCCCCTCTGGCGGCGGTCGCCCCCCTCGGGGCCCTCAGCCCGGTGACATAATCTGCCATACTCAGACACGGCCACCCCAGGAGC is part of the Candidatus Methylomirabilota bacterium genome and encodes:
- a CDS encoding ABC transporter ATP-binding protein, which encodes MLRLWPYLRPYLPLLIVGGCMALVVSSCEGFIAWLVKPALDDIFVKRDLFMLKVLPLVLLGTYIVKGIGRYWQSYLMAAVGERVIAGIRRELYRHIQGMSLSFYAQIHSAELMTRVVNDVNRLARLSSTVLVMGIRQIGTIIALLTVMFLREWVLALIAVVIFPAVGALFRAIGRKLYKISKRSQEKISELNIVLQEAFTGNKIVKAFGRERLQQDRFDGVNERLLRLALKDHRVDELAEPLMEILGALGIMGAIWYGGYRVISGALTPGEFFSFTAAVILLYGPVRQLGRMMNTVQQSRSSVERVFEILDTPPTIADRPGASLLRDFHDSLVFEGVSFRYPEAEEDTLSDISLTVRKGEMVAFVGMSGAGKTTLMDLVPRFHDVQAGRLVIDGRDIRDVSVASLRALMGIVTQETFLFADTIGYNIGYGRPGATQADIEHAARMAQAHEFVAALPEGYATPVGERGVKLSGGQRQRLAIARAFLKDPPILILDEATSDLDAESEFLVQQALGELMKNRTVMVIAHRLATVKHADRVVVVHNGKLAEIGTHEELMAREDGIYRRLATLQSLDALSAN